One window of Amaranthus tricolor cultivar Red isolate AtriRed21 chromosome 13, ASM2621246v1, whole genome shotgun sequence genomic DNA carries:
- the LOC130798058 gene encoding uncharacterized protein LOC130798058, translating into MPRWLHTFIVPILFGSFSILILVILLIRRRFFSDRITVTQLKTINSLSQTELVIKQRPSYQLFGRVSNPKSYFNWADHPSLITDAVENGWSRFAFTTCTPYPSVKSYLFGSLRVTGENYTQNTETNDCSEVEESWEIGEESVDFMQKIQFKIKNRAFTKTIRMELPLPGPPLMNSFPEEAYFEIMVVNLSEETGKKLSNGEGEKTKLLFEQSKVVVGKRGGGGDSDGSSGVTVTIGLTVGGYVTTRIPGTYSGSIGFNSDGSVFLGGMKLVFESEKENWGKSGKIIGCGFNPKKKKVYFTVDSKLLHVIHCKSEDFGMPLYPILATNTDMTVLINLGQSSFQYSPSNAYRTPNPCFVGPVVDLTPAAFGYEDSKELFSMGRINAEWLTHTPTISTAISNSRSNKVLDSEDELFEIVLDTINK; encoded by the exons ATGCCAAGATGGTTGCATACATTTATCGTGCCAATTCTTTTCGGCTCTTTCTCAATATTAATCCTGGTAATACTACTTATCCGTCGACGCTTTTTCTCTGACCGAATTACGGTCACACAACTTAAAACCATTAATTCTTTGTCACAAACAGAGTTAGTCATTAAACAACGCCCAAGTTACCAATTATTTGGGCGTGTTTCTAACCCTAAATCGTACTTCAATTGGGCTGATCATCCATCATTGATCACAGATGCTGTTGAAAATGGTTGGTCCAGATTTGCTTTCACAACTTGCACCCCATATCCATCCGTTAAATCCTATTTATTTGGCAGTTTGCGTGTAACAGGGGAGAATTATACCCAGAATACAGAAACTAATGATTGTTCAGAAGTAGAAGAGAGTTGGGAAATCGGTGAAGAATCAGTGGATTTCATGCAAAAAATACagtttaaaatcaaaaacagaGCATTTACAAAGACGATTCGAATGGAGTTACCTTTACCCGGTCCGCCATTGATGAATTCGTTCCCTGAAGAGGCGTATTTTGAGATAATGGTGGTGAATTTGAGTGAAGAAACTGGGAAGAAATTGAGCAATGGGGAAGGGGAGAAAACGAAGCTGCTTTTTGAGCAGAGTAAAGTAGTAGTCGGTAAAAGAGGTGGTGGTGGAGATAGCGACGGTAGTAGTGGTGTTACGGTGACGATTGGACTTACGGTTGGTGGGTATGTGACGACGAGAATTCCTGGGACTTATTCTGGCTCTATTGGTTTCAATTCTGACGGTTCTGTTTTTCTTGGTG GTATGAAACTAGTGTTTGAATCAGAAAAGGAAAATTGGGGTAAAAGTGGGAAGATAATTGGTTGTGGATTtaatccaaagaaaaagaaagtatATTTCACAGTAGACTCAAAACTGCTACATGTTATACACTGCAAATCTGAAGATTTTGGGATGCCATTATATCCTATTTTAGCAACAAACACAGATATGACTGTCCTTATAAATTTAGGCCAAAGCAGCTTCCAATATAGTCCATCCAATGCTTATAGGACTCCTAATCCGTGCTTTGTCGGCCCTGTCGTCGACTTAACTCCGGCTGCCTTTGGCTATGAAGATAGCAAAGAGTTGTTCTCCATGGGtcggatcaatgcagaatggcTGACCCATACTCCTACTATTTCAACTGCAATCAGCAATAGTAGAAGTAATAAGGTACTCGATTCGGAGGATGAATTATTTGAAATTGTTTTAGATACTATTAACAAATGa
- the LOC130798060 gene encoding WUSCHEL-related homeobox 4, translating into MASSSMKVHPFARGFWDNHQTHESQSSLTLGCKRFRPLVPKVSSAHNNATTFDLKSFIKPETGSRKLVSSTDSKKDSPSQQAVETHPGGTRWNPTQEQIGILEMLYRGGMRTPNAQQIEQITEQLSKYGKIEGKNVFYWFQNHKARERQKQKRSILGLTHNPRTPPSATTHQINTSITLTLHTRAESEEQEISPYKRKFRSWMFDCSEENQKKDYSEQEGKTLELFPLHPEGLIR; encoded by the exons ATGGCTAGTAGCAGCATGAAGGTGCACCCCTTCGCACGTGGGTTTTGGGATAATCATCAAACACATGAATCCCAATCTTCCCTCACGCTTGGGTGCAAACGATTTCGCCCTCTTGTTCCTAAGGTTTCTTCCGCCCATAATAATGCTACTACCTTTGATCTTAAAAGCTTCATTAAACCTGAGACTGGTTCGCGTAAGCTTGTTTCTTCTACTGATTCCAAAAAGGATTCACCTTCCCAACAG GCCGTGGAAACCCATCCAGGAGGGACAAGGTGGAATCCTACCCAAGAGCAGATAGGGATCTTAGAGATGTTGTACAGAGGAGGAATGCGAACACCAAATGCACAGCAAATTGAGCAGATAACCGAGCAGCTAAGCAAATATGGGAAGATCGAAGGGAAAAATGTATTTTACTGGTTTCAAAACCATAAAGCCCGTGAAAGACAAAAGCAGAAGCGTAGTATTCTTGGACTTACTCATAATCCAAGAACCCCACCTTCTGCTACTACTCATCAAATTAACACCTCTATTACCTTGACTCTTCACACCAGG GCAGAATCAGAAGAGCAAGAAATTAGTCCATACAAAAGGAAATTCAGAAGCTGGATGTTTGATTGTTCAGAGGAGAATCAGAAAAAAGATTATTCAGAGCAAGAAGGCAAAACACTAGAGCTTTTCCCATTGCACCCAGAAGGATTAATCAGATGA